Part of the Lysobacter enzymogenes genome is shown below.
GAAAACGCCCAGGTGATGTCGATCAAGACCCTGGCCGTGCTCAACCTCGGCCAGAGCCTGACCGTGGCCTTGGGCGTGACCGCGATGATGTGGCTGGCCGCGCAAGGCGTGGTCGAAGGCCGCATGACGGTCGGCGACCTGGTGCTGGTCAACGCGTATCTGCTGCAACTGTCCGCGCCGTTGTTCATGCTCGGCATGATGTACCGCGAGGTGAAGCAGGCGCTGACCAATATGGAACGCCTGTTCGGCCTGCTCGACGAGCGCCAGGACGTGCGCGACGGCGACGCCGCCGCGGCGCTGGCCTCGACCCGGCCGGCGGTGCGTTTCCGCGACGTGCGCTTCGGCTACGACCCGCGCCGCGAAATCCTGCGCGGCGTGGATTTCGAAATCCCCGCCGGCGCCACCGTCGCCGTGGTCGGCCACTCCGGCTCGGGCAAATCGACCCTGGCGCGCCTGCTGTACCGCTTCTACGACGTCGACGCCGGCGCGATCGAGATCGACGGCATCGACCTGCGCGCGCTGGCCCAGTCCTCGCTGCGCGGCGCGATCGGCATCGTTCCGCAGGACACGGTGCTGTTCAACGACACCATCGGCTACAACATCCGCTACGGCCGGCCCGAAGCCGATACCGCCGAAGTCGAAGCGGCCGCGCGCGCGGCGCACATCCACGACTTCATCGCCGGCCTGCCCGACGGCTACGACACGCCGGTCGGCGAGCGCGGCCTGAAGCTGTCGGGCGGCGAGAAGCAACGCGTGGCGATCGCCCGCGCGCTGCTCAAGAACCCGTCGATCCTGATCTTCGACGAAGCCACCTCGGCCCTGGATTCCAAGTCCGAACGCGCGATCCAGTCCGAACTGGACCGGCTGGCGGTGGGCCGCACCACCCTGGTGATCGCGCACCGCCTGTCGACGGTGATGGACGCCGACCAGATTCTGGTCATGGACGCCGGGCGCATCCTCGAACGCGGCACGCATGCGCAGTTGCTGGCGATGGACGGGGTGTATGCGCAGATGTGGGATCTGCAATTGCGGCAGGGCGAAGAAACCCCGGCTTGAGCCGTCGCCGCGATCGCTCCCTGCAGGAGCGGCGCGAGCCGCGACCGCGCAGCTTCGAGCCCGCGTCGCGAGCCAGGATTCGCGCATTCGCAGCTTCAGGCTTGCGCCGCAAGCCGGGATTCGCGGTCGCGGCTTGCGCCGCTCCTACAGGCAGGCCAGCGGGCAGCGCGGTTATTCGGCGCTTTCGGGTTGCCAGATCATGTAGACGTCGGCGCGCTGGTAGTGCGAGCCGGGCCGCGGCGCCGGGTGGTGGCGGAAGCCGACGCTCTCGTACAGCTTCAGCGCCGGGGCGAGCTTGGTGCTCGATTCCAGGAACAGTTCGCGCCCGCCCATCTGCTGGAACGCGGCGATCACCCCGCGCATCAGCTGGCGCCCGATGCCGGCGCCGCGCAGTTCCGGCGCCACCGCCATCTTGGTCAGCTCCACGCTGCCGTCCGGATGCGGCAGCAACGCCACCGTGCCCAGCGCGCGGTCGTCCGCGTCGACCGCGAACAGGATGCGGCCGCCGCCGGCGAGCAAGTGGGTTTCCGGATCGCCGAGCACTTCGCGGTCGATCGGTTCGACCGCGAACCAGCGCTCCAGCCATTCGATGTTGAGGCGGGCGAAATCGGCGCGCCAGCGCGGGTGGTAGTCGACGATGCGGACCGATGCGGCGGGTGAAGAATCGTTCATGCCGCGATCATAGCCGCGCCCGGGCGCAGCGCGCTGCGGCGAGGCGATGGGATGATCCGTATACGACGGCCAACCGCCGCCGCGACGCTCAGCCCTTGCCCTGCCCCTTGCCGGACTTGTCCTTGGTCGACGCCTTGCCCGCGGGCTGCGGCTTGCCGGACTTGCCCTTGTCGCCCGGCTTGCTCTTGCCGCCGCCGGCCTTGGCGTCGTTGGCCTTCGCCGGCGCCGGCGTTTCCACATCGCGGAACGGCCGGTTCGGAAAGTCGCGGCGCAGTTCGCTGTCGATCAGGATCGGCCGGCCCCAACGGTCGTACGTCGGCACGAAGCCGCGCTTGAGTTTGTGGAAATCGCCCGAACCCGGCTTGATCCCCAGACGCTGCGCGACCGCGCCCCAGCCTTCGGCGTGGTCGCGGTCCCACTCGTCGACCACGTAGCGGCACGGCCGGCCGAGCACCTGGGCGATGGCGCAGGCGTAATAGACATCGCCCGGGGTCCAATGGCGGCGGTCGAGCAATTCGCCGACCAGTTCGCGCGGCGCGCCGTAGTAGCGCACCATCTCGTCCACGAACGGCTCGCGATAGCGCGCGCCGTAGCGGTTGATGTCGCCGAGCCACACATCGACCCAACCGTCGCCGCTGCGCGGCTGCCAGCCCGCCGGCAAGTCCTGGGCGTGCAGCGGCGTGCCCAGCAACGCGGCCAGCGAGGCGGTCAGGGCGAAGAATTTTCGTTTCAGCGGATGCGGCATGGCGGGTTCCTCGCGTCGTCGTCGCGTCGGCAGCGTCGCTGGAGCCGCAGGGCGCAAACCTCTGCTCTGGACTCCCGGGTCGAACGTGCGGGCCGGGTCGCGCCCGAATCGCTCGTGCCCGGACTAGATCGGGCTGAGCGCGCGCGGATCAACGCGCGCCGTTTTCCCGATTCAGCCGGCAGCCACCGCACGTTAGCGATCCAGTCAGCGCGGTGGCGTCAGCGCGAAATCGTGAACTTGCCGAACGCCACGCCGAGATCCCAGCCGCGGCCGGTACCGGCCAGCGCCAGCGAGACCTCGCCCTTGGTCATCACCTGGGCCTTGCTCGAACGCGCCGCGCCGGCGTGGGCTTCGGCGGTGGCGTAGCTGCCGAGCACGTCGGAGATGCTGTGCACGCCGGCGAATTCGCCGGTGCCGTGATCGATCCGCGACTTGCCGACGGTCAGGCCGCCGCCCTTGGCGCTGATCTTGACCCCGAAACTCTGGCCGTTGCTGCAACTGACCGTGCCCGAGCCCGACGAGGTCTTGTAGAACACCGACCAGCCCGACATCGAGAAGCGCAGCTTGCAGGTCAGCGTGTCGCGCGCCGCGGCGGTGCCCGGCAGCGCCAGCGCGGCCAGCAGCGCGATGGCGAGCGCGACGCCGCGCAGGCGGCGGGGTCCGGAAGCGGAGACGGAAACGTGGGGCATGACGGGCCTCGTGCGGACGGAGCGCGGTCGCCGGCGGCGGCCGCGGGAGGGCAGGCTATCACTCCCGGCTTGCGCTCGCTGTCGCAACGGACGCGCACCGCGACGTTCTGGATCGGCGGCCAGCGCGCGCCGGCCGCAAACAGCGACGGCGCCCGAGGGGCGCCGTCGTGGCAGGACTGGCGTGGCGCCGGCCTACGAAGCCGATGCGCCGCGGCGAGCCCGGATCAATCGTCGTCGCGGCCGCGCCAGTGGCCGTTGTGGCGGCCGCGGTCGTAATAGCGGTTGTCCCAGCGATGGTCGTTGCGGCGGTCGTAGCGCGCATCGTAATAGCTGCTGCGGCACTTGCCGTGGTGGTTGCAATCGCGGTCGTAGTAGCGATTGTTGTAGTAGCGGTCGTTGGCGTAATAGCGCGGCGGCGGCGCCGGGCGATAGCGGTAATCGACGTAGCGCGGGGCGTTGCGGTAGTAGGTCGGGCGGCCCCAACGGTCGCGCACCACGATCAGGCGGTCGTTGTAGCCGTAGTTGCCGTAACGCCAGTACGGGGTGTTGTTGCGCACGATCACGTCGGCGATATCGACGATGACCCGGGTCAGATCGTCGGCACGGGCCGGCGCGGGCAGCGCGACGGCCGCCGCGCCGAGACCGGCGGCGAGGGCGACGGGGGCGAGCCAACGGGTAAAAGCGGTCATGGCGGTCTCCTGGGGGATGCCCGCATCGTCGGCGGGCAGTGCGACTGTGCGGCCGCCAGGGTGAACCGGTTTTTAACCGTTCGCGTCGCCTTCACGGCCGCTCAGTCGCGGTTGTCGCGCGCCGCCGCGCCGTTGCGGACCGATAACGTTTTCAGTCGGCGTCCGCCGCGCGCGCCAGTTCGCGCACCGCCTGCGGCAGCTCGGCGGCCGCGGCCACGCGGCGCAGGCGCGGCGCGTCGGCGGCGACCTCGGCCTCGTTCTCGTGCGCCCAGGTGGTGTGGTACGGGACGTGGATGCCCCAGCCGCCGAGTTCCAGCACCGGCGCGATGTCCGAGCGCAGCGAATTGCCGATCATCGCGAACTGCGCGGCCGGCAGGCCGAACTCGCGCAGCAGGCGGGCGTAGGTGCCGGCGTCCTTCTCGCTGACGATCTCGATGCGCCGGAACAGGTCGGCCAGGCCGCATTGCTTGACCTTGGCTTCCTGGTGGAACAGGTCGCCCTTGGTGATCAGCACGATCTCGAAATCGGCGGCGATCGCCGCGACCGCTTCGGGAATGCCCGGCAGCATTTCGACCGGATGCCGCAGCAGGTCCTTGCCGAGCTCGACGATGCGGTGCAGATCGGCGGCGCCGATGCGCTGATCGGTGATCGCCACCGCCGCCTCGATCATCGACAAGGTCATGCCTTTGACGCCGTAGCCGAACACGCCGATGTTGTTCTTTTCGATCTCGTACAGGCGCTCGTGCAGACGCGCGTCGCCGAGGTCGACGTACTGGCCGACGATGCGCTCGAAATCGAGCTGGGCCTGGTCGAAATAATCCTGGCTGCGCCAGAGAGTGTCGTCGGCGTCGAAGCCGACCATGCGGAGAGGTGCGCTCATGCGCGGATTATCGCCGATTTGTACGGCGCCGATTTGCCCGGCGCCGACGGCCGTTACCGGCGCGGCGGCGGTTCCGCCAGCGCGCGCACATTCGCGCCGACGACGGGCCGCGACCTAGGTCGCAAAACCGCGAGCTATCGGTGGCGGCCGCACCAGACCGCCGCAGGTCCGCACCCACCGCCCTGGCCCGGCACGAAAAAAAGGGCGACCCCAACGGGCCGCCCTCGCACAACGCAGGAAGTTCCTGCACCCCAAGGGAGCGGCCGGGCACGCCCGGCCGCCCTGACTTGCGCTTACTTGCCGCCGCTGTTGCCGCTGGCGGCGCCGCCGCCCGACTGGGCCTTGGCCACGTAATTCTTGTATTCGTCCGGCGTCAGCTGGCCGTTGGCGTCGCTGTCGGCCTGTTCGAACACCTGGCTCAGCGCCGGCACGGCCGCCGCTTCGCCCTTGCTGAGGTTGCCGCTCTTGTCGGTGTCGACGTCGGCCCAGCTCTTCTTCTGCGCGCTCGGCGCCGGCGCGGCGGTGGCGGCGGCCGGATCCTGGGCGGCGGTAGCGGCGGCGTCACCGCCCGGGGGCGCCTGTTCGGTCGCGGATTGAGCGAAGGCCATCGGCGTGGCGAGCGCGGCGGTCAGGGCCAGAGCGGCGATCAGCGGCTTGCGGGACTTGATGTTCATCCGTCGGTACTCCTCGATAGTGGGCCGTGGTGCGCGATCGCCGCCTCTGCCGGCGGATCGCGGGGTGTGTGGTGCTGCTAAGCACGGGGCCAACCTTGCCGATGCGGTTCTGAACCGATCGCTGCGCGAGAGAGTTAAAGCTACGTTCGTTTAACCACAGCGCGCAGCGCAGACGTTAGGCACGACGCGAATCGAGGCGACGCGGCACGGCAAAACGTGACTCTCGGCGGCAAATCGTTAGCGCTTCGTTCGACGCTTCTGGCTGAATGCAACACAACGTTTACGAACGCGCGTGGCGACGCGCGCGCCGTGTGTTGCGTTCGCGGAAGGTTGGCGACAAGCGACGCCCGTCGCCGCGACGAAACGCTGCGCGAACGAGAAAACGATTTCGATTGCGTGCGTTGGGCGCCGGATTGCAACGCACGCGCCCTGCCCGCCGGCTACGCCGGCTTGTGCACGCGCGCGAAGCGCACCTCGTGCTTTCCGCGATCCGCCGCGGCCACGCGCAGGCAATCGGCGGCCTGCGCTTCCAAGGCGGCGCGCTCGGCCGCGGCCAGGCGCCGGAACGGCGATATCGTCAGCGTCGCCGAACGCGCGTCGCGTTGCAGCGTCCACACGCCGGCGACGAAGCCGTCGAGCAACACCGTGGCGGCGACCAGGCCGTTGCGGGTGTACACCGCCGCGCGCACGGAATCGTCGAGGATGCGTTCGCGCCGCGCATGCGCGAGCACGACGTTGTCGAACTCCGGCAGCAGCCGCGGCGGCGCCGGCAGGTCCGCCGGCGGCAGCGGCGCGTCGGGCAGATCGAACAGCTCCGTGCCGTGTTCGTCGCGGAAGACGCGCAGTTGCGGCCGCAGCCGCTGCAAGCGCTCGGCCGGCGCGGACAGGCCCGACCACGCGCCGAGGTCGCGCGCGCTGGCCGGGCCGAACGCGCCGAGGTAGCGCAGCACCATCGCATCCACCGCCGCCTCGTCCGGCGCGTCGGCGACGGCGGCGCCGAGCCAGTCCAGCGCGGTGGCGAAGGCCGCCGGCTTGTGCCAGTCCCATTCGCCGGCCGGCGGCACGTGCACCAGCGGCTCGGCGCTGCGCACCAGCGCCGCGAGTTGCGCGCAATCGCGATCCGGCCAGTGCGCGCGCAACGCTTCGGCCAGCGCGGCGGCGTTCAGCGGCTGCGCGCGCAAGGCCTCGAAGCCGGCGCGCCGCAGCGGTTCCAGTTCCAGCCCGCGCAGCGCCTTGGCGTGGCCGCTGGCCAGGCTCAGGCGCCGCAGCGCCGGCTGCAACACCGGGCGCAGCGCGCGGTAATCGTCGGCGCTGACCAGATGCAAGGTGCCGCGCATCATCGTCGCGCGGACGATGCGGCGTTCGCGCAGGGCCGCGCTCAGATCGTCCAGCGCGAACCGCTGCAGGCGCGTCCACAAGCCCAGGTACGGCGGATTCGGCGCCTGCGCCTGCAAGCCGATCAGACGCTCGGCCATCGCCACGACCGATTCGTCGCTGCGCTCCAGCAGGCTCTGCCGCGCCAGCAAGGCGCGATTGAGCGCGCGCGCCGACAGGGTCGCCGGCGCGGCTCCGCGCGCGTTCGCCGCCATCGCGCCGGGCCTCAGCGCGGCCGCGGGCAGCGCGGCGGCCAGTTCGGATCGCCCTTGCCGTCGCGCCACAGGAACAGTTCGCCGGAACGCTCGCCCTTGAGATCGCGGGCGAACAGCATCGAATGCCCGTCCGGCGACAGCAGCGCGCCGATCTCGCTGCCGTTGGCGTCGATGCGCGGGCCGAGCTTGGTTCGCTTCGACCAGCCATGCGCGCCGCGCAGGCTTTGGTACAGGCCGTCGGCCGCCATCAGCACCATGCGTTTTCCGTCGGCCGACACCAAGGGTTCGTACTCGTCGTCGGGCGTGTTGAGGTTGGGGCCGAGGTTCTCTACCGTCCACGCGCCGTCGCCGCCCTGGCGCGCGCGCCACAGGTCGGTCTTGCCGAGGCCGCCGGGGCGGCCCGTCGAGCCGAAGTACAGCCAGCCGTCCGCGGCCAGACGCGGAAACCACTCGGCGCCGGGCGAATTGACCGGCTCGGGCAGGCGCTGCGGCCGGCCCCATTGCCCATGCGCGTCGCGCTCGACCCGCCACAGATCGAGGTCCTTGCGTTTGGCGCCGGCCGGCGGCGGCGCGCCGTCGGGGCTGCGCGAGGAAATGAAGTACAGCGTGCGGCCATCGGGCGTGAACCAGGGATCGGCTTCGACCCCGTCGCCGGCGAACGCGGGTTCGACCGGCTCGCTCCAGCCGTCGTTGCCGCAATGGCTGGTGAGGATGCGCCAACCGGTGAAGTCCGGCGCGCTGCGCACGAAATACAGATCGCCGGTCAGCGGATCGAACGCCGGGTGCGATTCGAAACGGTCGCTGGCGATGCGCGCCGGCGCCCACGGCTCCACGCTTTCGCCGCGCGCGCCGAAGCCCGGCACCGCTGCGGCCGCCGCGCCCGCGCTCAGCCACAGCGCCGCGATCGCCAGCGCGCGCCTCACGCGTCGTTCTCCGCGTACACGGACACTTCCGCCGCGCCGTCTTCGTCGATGTTGACCGCGACCACGATCGGGCGGCAGCAGACCTGGCAGTCCTCGATATAGCGCTGATCGCCGGCCGATTCGTCGACCAGCAATTCGATCGGCTCGCCGCAATAAGGGCAGTGCACTTCCACGCTGGGCAGCATGCGCGACTCCGGAAGGTTCGGGACGGAAGCAGACGAGGCGGCGGCAGGATGCGCGGCCCGGGCCGTGCGCGTCCAGTGACGTTCCTCACCCCCGGCGGCGAACCGTCGGCGGCGGGCTCACCGCGGCTTAACCCGGCCCGGCGGACGCTGGCGGCACACGGTCCGGCGGGCACGCCGCCGTGCCGGACCGGTGCCTGCGGCGACGCTCGCGCGAACGCCGCGACGGCGGCGCGCGGAGGGCGTCATGAAAACCCGCCATGTGTTCAGCACTCCGGACCTGATCGTCGCGCAGACCGCGATGGACGCCGCGCGCGAAGCCGGCGTGCGCGACGACGACATCCTGTTGATCGCGCGCTCGGACATCGAGCTCGAATCGATCCCCAACGAACGCAAGGAAGCCGACACCGACCTGATGCCGGCGGCCTTGCGCGGCGCCGGCTACGGCGGCGCGGCCGGTCTGCTGGCCGGCTTGCTCGCGGTGGTGGTCACGCCGATCGGCCTGACCGTGGCCGGCACCGCCGCCGCGCTGGCCGCCGGCGCGATGGTCGGTTGCTGGGCCTCGGCGCTGATGGGATCGGCCCTGCCCGATCCGATCCGGCGCAAGTTCGACGCGCATATCCGCGCCGGCCGCATCCTGGTGGTCATCGACGGCGACCGCGAGCTGCTCGGCCGCGCCGAAGCCTTCGTGCTGGCGCGCGCGCCCGGCGTGGAAATCCTGCCGTTCGATGCGCCGAAGGCCTTGGCCTGAAAGATCGGTGCGCGGCGCCGGCGTGCCGGCGCGAGCGAACGCGCGTTCGCAACATGCGCCGCATCCGCGCGCGGCGCGCGCACGCGCAGCAATCGCGTGACGCCGGTACGGCGCCGAGGCGCACGCACGCTTCGCGGCATCTCGCGCGCTTACGATTTCCTAGCGCGCAAGCCTCATTGCCCGCGTGATCGCGGTTGAAGATCGCTCGCGGTGGCCGCGCGCGCGCGGGGAACTGCCGAGGCGGTCGCAAGATCGCGCGCGCGGCGGGTGGCACTCTCGGCCGGCCTTCCCCACGCACCACGCCGGAGAACCGCCATGAAGCCCAACACCCTCAGCCTGCTGTGCGCCGCCGCGCTGGCGCTGCCCGCGAGCGCAGCGCTCGCCCATGACGCGCCTGCCGCGCTCGCTCACCAGGCGCGCAGCGAAGCCGCCGACACCGCGACCGCCGCCAAGGCCAATCCGTTCACCGCCACCGAAGTGGCGCGCTTCAACGAACCGTGGGCGATGACGTTCCTGCCGAACGGCCGCCTGCTCGTCACCGAAAAACGCGGCGTGCTCAAGGTGCTGACCATTGGCGGCACCGCGCAGACGATCACCGGCGTGCCGGCCGTGGCCTACGGCGGCCAGGGCGGATTCGGCGACGTGATCCTGCATCCGCAGTTCGCGACCAATAATCTGGTCTACATCAGCTACGCCGAAAAAGGCACGACCAGCGGCACCGCCGGCGCCACCGTCGCGCGCGCCAAGCTGACCCTGACCAGCAGCGGCGGTTCGTTGAGCAATCTGCAGGTGCTGTGGCGCCAGCCCAAGGTCACCGGCAGCAACCATTACGGCCACCGCCTCGCGTTCGGGCCGGACCGCAAGCTGTGGATCACTTCCAGCGAACGGCAGAAGTTCGATCCGGCGCAGGACCTCAATTCGCCGCTGGGCAAGGTGATCCGGCTCAACGACGACGGCAGCGTGCCGACCGACAATCCCTTCTACAGCCGCGGCGGCGTCGCCGCGACGGTGTGGTCGTACGGCCACCGCAACCTGCTCGGCATCGCTTTCGATGCGCAGAACAAGCTGTGGATCCACGAGATGGGGCCGATGGGCGGCGACGAGCTCAACCTGATCGAGCGCGGCTCCAACTACGGTTGGCCGCTGGTATCGCAGGGCGACCATTACGACGGCACGCCGATCCCGCGCCACAACACCCGCCCCGACCTCAACGCGCCGGAAGCGTGGTGGAACCCGGTGATCGCGCCGGCCGGTTTCGTGATCTATTCGGGCACGCGCTTCCCGAACTGGGCCGGCAGCGGGCTGATCGGCGGCCTGGCTTCGCAGGCGCTGGTGCGGGTCAAGTTCAACGGCAACACCGCGGCGGAAGCCGAGCGCTATCCGATGGGCAAGCGCATTCGCGAGGTCGAGCAAGGGCCCAACGGCGATGTGTGGTTGCTGGAGGATGGGACGAATGCGCGGTTGCTGCGTTTGACGCCGATCTGAGCCGTAGCGGTGTAATCCGATACGCGAGAGAGCGGGCTTCGGCCCGCTCTTTTCGTCAGGAGCGTCGGATGCGTTGCGTCGCGATCCTGCGATGCCGTGTTCGCACCGGGGCTGAAAGCTGTCGCGGCATCGCGCTGAAGTCTCTGGATCCCCGCGTTCGCGGGGATGACGGTCGGGGAGAGACGCCGCGAAAGCGATAACGGCGCGGAAGAAACGCAACGAAAGCGATAACGGCGTAGAAAAGGCCCACCAAGTACCGACCGACGCAACCTACCTGTCGTCATGCCCGCGAACGCGGGCATCCAGGGCTTCATCGCGACGCGACTACGCGATGCCTTACTGCGCCGCGCGCAGCGCCGGCTTGCGCGTCCCCAACGCCAATTGATAACGCTGCACCAAAGCCTCGACCTTGGCGATGTACTCCTGGGTCTCGCGGTACGGCGGCACGCCGCGGTAGCGCGTCACCGTGCCGATGCCGGCGTTGTACGCGGCCGTGGCCAAGGTCACGTCGTTGTTGTAGCGCCGCAGCAGCGACTTGAGGTGGCGCGCGCCGGCCTTGATCGATTCGTCCGAGGAGAACGGATCGCTGACCCCGTATTCCTTCGCGGTCTCCGGCATCAGCTGCATCACGCCTTGCGCGCCCTTGCTCGACACCGCCTTGGCGTCGAAGCCGCTTTCGGCGTGGGCGATCGCGCGCAGCCAGGCGTCGTCCAGGCCGTTGGCCTTGGCCGCGCTGCGGAACTGCACGGCGAACTTGTCCAGTTGCGGCTTGCCGACCTTGCCCAGGCCCGGATGCGCCGGTTCACCCGGCGGCGTTTCCACGCTGAAGCCCATCACCCGGACCGAGCCCGGCAGGTTGCGCGTGCTGTAGACGGTCTTGCCGTCCTGCTGGCGTTCGTAGAGGTTGCCGTTGATGACGCCGAGTTCGCCCCACAGGTTCGGCAGCTTCACTGCGTTGTCGTCGAACTGCTTGGGCTCGCAGCGCGAGCCGGGTTCGGGCGCGGTGGCGAGGCTGACGGTGCCGTCGCGCACGCAGCGGTACACGGTGCGCGCCTGCGCGGCGGTGCTGGCCAGCGCCAGCAGCGCCACGGCGGCGGCCAGGCGCAGGGCGGCGGTGCGGGCGGGCGCGGCGACGGTCATGGGGCGCGATTCTAGGCCCGCGCGGGCGGCGGCACAGCGCCGGAAGTCAGGGGTCGGGGGCGACGTTCATTCAGGTAAAGAGACTGTGCATTCGCCGGTGCCGCGCAGCGGCTGCGGGGTTTGCAGGCCGATGGGGCCATGGGTGCGACGATCCGGAGCGAAGGCGTCGGGGCTCAAGCCCCTGCCGCAACGGTGCCCGATGCCAGCGGCGCCTGGTAGTGGAAGCCTCTCTGGGACGGCCTTCAGGGCCGGCGCGTTCCTGTCCGCCGCAGCGGCGATCGCCGAGACGACGCCGACTGTCCGACAAAAAGCGGGCGCAACGCGATCGACTCGCCCAACCGCGCCGCGCCCGAGTAAACCCGTTCCGGGCTTGGCGATCCGACCGGTGCGTCCCGGCCGGTGTTGTCTGAGCGACGCCGCCGGATCCGCACGGCGGCGGCGTTCTCAGAGCGGATTCAGCGCCGGGTCCGCCGCATCGCGCGCGGACCCGGCAGCGGCGGCCGGATTCACCGGCCGCCGCGTCGATCAACCGCCGCCGTTGGCCGGCGGCGGCGCGGTGGCCGCGTCGGCCGGCGCGCTCGACGGTGTGGTCGACGCCGCCGGCGCGTCCGGCGTGGTTTCGCCCTTGCTCTTGCACGCGGCGAGCGACAACGCGCCGAGCACGATGGACGCATAGGCGGCAGTACGCAGATCGATCTTCATGGAAGCATGCACCTCGGGTTGGTTCGGCCGGCCTCGGGGTCGCGGCGCGGCCGATGTGTGGCCACGGCCGCGGCTGCGGCGCGGTGCGGGGGAACACCGGGGGACCGCCGCAGCCGCGGCCGGCTGCTCGTGCCGCAGGGGAAGTGGACGGCACGGGCTGCACACTGCCGTCATCGCGATGAACGAAAGCGGTGCCGCGCCGGCCATGGCTACGTTTGTTTAACCAACCCGCGTTGGCGCTGCGTTAGGCCGCGACCGGATCGTCGCGAAAAGCGTGATCGCTTAGTCGCTAATCGCGCGGCCGCGCGTCGCTGCGCGGCTGAACGCAACAAAACGTTTACGAACCGGGCTGATTCGGCGGTCATCGCCAAGGTCTGCGGCGGCCGCAGCGCGCTCATGCCCCTCGCAGCGGCGCACATGCCGCAGTGCGCATTGCAGTCGGCGCCGCGCTGGCACTAAGGTGGCCCGACTGCGGCCGCCCGCGCGCGCCGCCCGCCACGAGCGAGGGGAACCACGTTTTGAGCCAGCCGTCGAGCGAGCCGACCTCCGTCGGCGCATCCGCCGTACCCGTCGCTTCTTCCTCCGGCTCCGAGCCCGGCCCCGACCACACCGTCCGCGCGGTCAGCCGCTGGCAGATCGTCGGCCTGTCGATCAACGACGTCATCGGCAGCGGCATCTACCTGCTGCCGGCCACCGCCGCCGCCCTGCTCGGCCCGGCCAGCCTGTGGGCGGTGCTGCTGGCCGGCTTCGCCGTCGCCTTGCTGGTGCTGTGCTACGCGCAGGCGGCGAGCTACTTCGACCAGCCCGGCGGCGGTTACCTGTATGCGCGCGAAGCCTTCGGCCCGTTCGCCGGTTTCGAAGTCGGCTGGATGCTGCTGGTCACGCGCATCTCCACCGCCGCCTCGCTCAGCAACGGCCTGGCCGAGG
Proteins encoded:
- a CDS encoding HAD family hydrolase; the encoded protein is MSAPLRMVGFDADDTLWRSQDYFDQAQLDFERIVGQYVDLGDARLHERLYEIEKNNIGVFGYGVKGMTLSMIEAAVAITDQRIGAADLHRIVELGKDLLRHPVEMLPGIPEAVAAIAADFEIVLITKGDLFHQEAKVKQCGLADLFRRIEIVSEKDAGTYARLLREFGLPAAQFAMIGNSLRSDIAPVLELGGWGIHVPYHTTWAHENEAEVAADAPRLRRVAAAAELPQAVRELARAADAD
- a CDS encoding EF-hand domain-containing protein; this encodes MNIKSRKPLIAALALTAALATPMAFAQSATEQAPPGGDAAATAAQDPAAATAAPAPSAQKKSWADVDTDKSGNLSKGEAAAVPALSQVFEQADSDANGQLTPDEYKNYVAKAQSGGGAASGNSGGK
- a CDS encoding winged helix DNA-binding domain-containing protein; the protein is MAANARGAAPATLSARALNRALLARQSLLERSDESVVAMAERLIGLQAQAPNPPYLGLWTRLQRFALDDLSAALRERRIVRATMMRGTLHLVSADDYRALRPVLQPALRRLSLASGHAKALRGLELEPLRRAGFEALRAQPLNAAALAEALRAHWPDRDCAQLAALVRSAEPLVHVPPAGEWDWHKPAAFATALDWLGAAVADAPDEAAVDAMVLRYLGAFGPASARDLGAWSGLSAPAERLQRLRPQLRVFRDEHGTELFDLPDAPLPPADLPAPPRLLPEFDNVVLAHARRERILDDSVRAAVYTRNGLVAATVLLDGFVAGVWTLQRDARSATLTISPFRRLAAAERAALEAQAADCLRVAAADRGKHEVRFARVHKPA
- a CDS encoding ABCB family ABC transporter ATP-binding protein/permease, with product MSAAPPPPDPIADGDAQEGAAPVARAEGRRGEWSVIASLLPYLRPYAGRIAIALLMVLAAKLLNLYVPMALKQLIDRLNVPVTPLLLPVGLLLAYGASRVGVTLFTELRQVVFARVMARTSRQVTLQVFRHLHGLSLRFHLARRTGGVARDVERGGSAIADLLDWTLYTIVPVLIEVALVTTILVWIYDWRFAAVAIGTLLLYGLWTVAVTEWRTRYYRASVEADTRANERAVDSLLNYETVKYFNNEEHEARRYDDNLRQLENAQVMSIKTLAVLNLGQSLTVALGVTAMMWLAAQGVVEGRMTVGDLVLVNAYLLQLSAPLFMLGMMYREVKQALTNMERLFGLLDERQDVRDGDAAAALASTRPAVRFRDVRFGYDPRREILRGVDFEIPAGATVAVVGHSGSGKSTLARLLYRFYDVDAGAIEIDGIDLRALAQSSLRGAIGIVPQDTVLFNDTIGYNIRYGRPEADTAEVEAAARAAHIHDFIAGLPDGYDTPVGERGLKLSGGEKQRVAIARALLKNPSILIFDEATSALDSKSERAIQSELDRLAVGRTTLVIAHRLSTVMDADQILVMDAGRILERGTHAQLLAMDGVYAQMWDLQLRQGEETPA
- a CDS encoding CPXCG motif-containing cysteine-rich protein, with amino-acid sequence MLPSVEVHCPYCGEPIELLVDESAGDQRYIEDCQVCCRPIVVAVNIDEDGAAEVSVYAENDA
- a CDS encoding GNAT family N-acetyltransferase, producing the protein MNDSSPAASVRIVDYHPRWRADFARLNIEWLERWFAVEPIDREVLGDPETHLLAGGGRILFAVDADDRALGTVALLPHPDGSVELTKMAVAPELRGAGIGRQLMRGVIAAFQQMGGRELFLESSTKLAPALKLYESVGFRHHPAPRPGSHYQRADVYMIWQPESAE
- a CDS encoding PQQ-dependent sugar dehydrogenase, whose amino-acid sequence is MKPNTLSLLCAAALALPASAALAHDAPAALAHQARSEAADTATAAKANPFTATEVARFNEPWAMTFLPNGRLLVTEKRGVLKVLTIGGTAQTITGVPAVAYGGQGGFGDVILHPQFATNNLVYISYAEKGTTSGTAGATVARAKLTLTSSGGSLSNLQVLWRQPKVTGSNHYGHRLAFGPDRKLWITSSERQKFDPAQDLNSPLGKVIRLNDDGSVPTDNPFYSRGGVAATVWSYGHRNLLGIAFDAQNKLWIHEMGPMGGDELNLIERGSNYGWPLVSQGDHYDGTPIPRHNTRPDLNAPEAWWNPVIAPAGFVIYSGTRFPNWAGSGLIGGLASQALVRVKFNGNTAAEAERYPMGKRIREVEQGPNGDVWLLEDGTNARLLRLTPI
- a CDS encoding TolB family protein codes for the protein MRRALAIAALWLSAGAAAAAVPGFGARGESVEPWAPARIASDRFESHPAFDPLTGDLYFVRSAPDFTGWRILTSHCGNDGWSEPVEPAFAGDGVEADPWFTPDGRTLYFISSRSPDGAPPPAGAKRKDLDLWRVERDAHGQWGRPQRLPEPVNSPGAEWFPRLAADGWLYFGSTGRPGGLGKTDLWRARQGGDGAWTVENLGPNLNTPDDEYEPLVSADGKRMVLMAADGLYQSLRGAHGWSKRTKLGPRIDANGSEIGALLSPDGHSMLFARDLKGERSGELFLWRDGKGDPNWPPRCPRPR